In Wolinella succinogenes DSM 1740, a single genomic region encodes these proteins:
- a CDS encoding flagellin B: MGYRINTNVAALNAHAIGVQNNRSLNSSLEKLSSGLRVNKAADDASGMAIADSLRSQAASLGQATRNANDAIGIIQTADKAMDEQIKILDTIKTKAVQAAQDGQTTETRKALQSDILRLLEELDNIANTTSFNGQEMLSGSFVNKEFQIGAYSNTTIKASIGATSSNKIGHVRLETSSISASSMLASAGGSNLTEVAFKVLQVDGKNSFQLETVKISTSAGTGIGALAEVINKNSNVLGVRASYEVMGTGSLPIQSGTVNTLVINGVTIGTINDIQKNDADGKLINAINAVKEATGVEAYTDISGRLTLKSTDGRAISVSTVSGAGVLGGGSFIGTSGSSHAIVGRLTLTRLNARDVLISGTNFSHVGFHSAQGIAEYTVNLRDLRGEMNANIASAAGANANLAIASANANGIGAGVTSLAGAMIVMDMAESARIQLDKIRADLGSVQAQLTSTINNITVTQVNVAAAESEIRDVDFAEESATFSKHNILAQSGSFAMAQANTVQQNVLKLLQ; the protein is encoded by the coding sequence ATGGGTTACAGGATTAACACAAATGTGGCCGCCCTCAACGCTCACGCGATTGGAGTGCAAAACAACCGTTCTTTAAACAGCTCTTTAGAGAAGTTGAGCTCAGGTCTGCGAGTCAATAAGGCCGCCGATGATGCTTCAGGTATGGCCATCGCTGATAGTTTGCGATCGCAAGCCGCCTCCTTAGGGCAGGCCACGCGAAACGCTAATGATGCCATTGGCATCATCCAGACCGCCGACAAGGCGATGGATGAACAGATCAAGATTCTAGACACCATCAAAACCAAAGCGGTTCAAGCCGCTCAAGATGGACAGACCACCGAAACAAGAAAAGCGCTCCAAAGCGACATCCTAAGACTTCTTGAAGAGTTGGACAACATCGCCAACACCACAAGCTTCAACGGTCAGGAGATGCTCTCTGGCTCCTTTGTCAATAAAGAGTTCCAAATCGGTGCCTACTCCAACACTACCATTAAAGCCTCCATTGGAGCAACTTCATCCAATAAAATAGGCCATGTTCGTCTTGAAACCTCCTCCATCTCAGCCTCCAGTATGCTTGCCTCTGCAGGTGGCTCTAATCTCACTGAGGTTGCTTTCAAGGTGCTTCAGGTGGATGGCAAAAACAGCTTCCAGCTAGAGACCGTCAAAATCTCCACTTCCGCAGGAACAGGAATTGGAGCGCTTGCCGAAGTGATCAACAAAAACTCCAACGTCTTAGGGGTGCGAGCCAGCTATGAGGTCATGGGAACGGGTTCTCTCCCTATCCAATCAGGGACTGTCAACACGCTTGTTATTAACGGCGTCACGATCGGAACCATCAACGATATCCAAAAAAATGATGCGGATGGAAAGCTCATCAATGCCATCAATGCCGTCAAAGAGGCAACAGGGGTTGAAGCCTACACTGACATTAGCGGCCGATTGACCTTAAAAAGCACCGATGGAAGAGCCATCAGCGTCTCCACAGTAAGCGGGGCGGGTGTGCTTGGAGGGGGAAGTTTTATTGGAACTTCTGGCTCTTCTCATGCCATCGTGGGACGACTCACTCTCACTCGACTCAACGCCAGAGATGTTCTCATTAGCGGAACCAACTTCAGCCACGTAGGATTCCACTCTGCCCAAGGAATCGCCGAATACACCGTCAACCTTCGTGACCTTCGAGGGGAGATGAATGCCAATATCGCCTCTGCCGCAGGAGCCAACGCCAACCTTGCCATCGCAAGCGCTAACGCCAATGGAATTGGAGCGGGCGTCACTAGCCTCGCAGGGGCGATGATTGTCATGGATATGGCCGAATCGGCTCGAATTCAACTTGATAAAATCCGTGCCGACTTAGGTTCGGTTCAAGCCCAGCTCACCTCCACCATCAACAACATCACCGTCACTCAGGTCAACGTCGCTGCGGCTGAATCAGAGATTAGAGATGTGGACTTCGCCGAGGAATCAGCCACTTTCAGCAAACACAACATCCTCGCTCAATCGGGAAGCTTTGCCATGGCACAAGCCAACACCGTCCAACAAAACGTTCTCAAACTCCTCCAGTAA
- a CDS encoding motility associated factor glycosyltransferase family protein gives MNNFFEKNLQALDKVDPILVAKMRLVTPNQFFEVYADEDPANVNIIDKRHNKPLYTSKPVEETLKKIEAMTEFSYYPYLYFYGAGNGIFYKLLLGNESLKRVLVIEPDPEILFVALHFVDFSKEISERRIIFVLSIDLSAPRAMSYIGYQDSPLYCKLYDLHLFTPYYNAYAEDYLRVNKLFLRAIEHSIISIGNDSRDALLGLEHHVKNLPDMLQGPHVVELVRKSANTDTAIIVSTGPSLYKQLPLLKEIAPYVTLLCIDASFPILHAHGIKPDIVLSLERVKESAKFYQETPLEAQEGVVFAITSIVHEDLKKAITRGIKQFSMRPFGYTKYFDLSPYGYLGIGMSAANMAYELAVHSRFKRCVFIGQDLAFGEDGTSHSKGAVYGEEEIKPSTLGDRVLVEKYGGEGEVETTTIWKMFLNFFERDIAETPYKIEVINCTEGGARIHGTIEMPFIELAQSLDRSQAKQPITLELPTPKESEENLTKARQKILDLLEFGHTKKAEVERVFLGVVGMTEELERLNKENRLEEIDFAAIGKLLEEIDNIKDFFHEPQFLQIFLDAVQSYIVHQELEIAKIVVKFTTEDIYKKAKQIDWLYAHKYWLFSLAGGMNAVLEVVKRGAAEWMEIPKHFAEGEDKDLV, from the coding sequence ATGAACAACTTCTTTGAAAAAAACCTCCAAGCCCTCGACAAAGTCGATCCGATTCTAGTCGCCAAAATGCGCCTTGTTACCCCTAACCAATTTTTTGAAGTCTATGCCGACGAGGATCCCGCCAATGTGAACATCATCGATAAGCGCCACAACAAACCCCTCTACACCTCCAAGCCCGTAGAGGAGACGCTAAAGAAGATCGAGGCCATGACGGAGTTTAGTTACTATCCCTACCTCTATTTTTACGGAGCGGGCAATGGAATCTTTTATAAACTTCTCCTTGGCAACGAATCGCTCAAGAGGGTCTTGGTGATTGAGCCTGATCCTGAGATTCTCTTCGTCGCACTCCACTTTGTTGACTTCTCCAAAGAGATAAGCGAGAGAAGAATCATCTTTGTGCTTAGCATTGATCTGAGCGCCCCTAGAGCCATGAGTTATATTGGCTATCAAGACTCTCCACTCTATTGCAAGCTCTATGATTTACACCTCTTCACCCCCTATTACAATGCCTACGCCGAGGACTATCTGAGGGTGAACAAACTCTTTTTGAGGGCGATTGAGCACTCCATCATCTCCATTGGCAACGATTCTAGGGATGCTCTTTTGGGTCTAGAGCACCATGTCAAGAATCTTCCTGATATGCTTCAAGGGCCCCATGTGGTCGAGCTCGTTCGCAAAAGCGCCAACACCGACACCGCTATCATCGTCTCTACGGGCCCCTCTCTCTACAAACAACTCCCGCTCCTCAAAGAGATCGCCCCCTATGTGACGCTGCTTTGTATCGATGCCTCTTTTCCAATTCTCCATGCACATGGAATCAAACCCGATATTGTTTTGAGCCTTGAGAGGGTCAAAGAGAGTGCGAAGTTCTACCAAGAAACCCCCCTAGAGGCGCAAGAGGGCGTAGTTTTTGCCATCACTTCCATTGTCCATGAGGACCTCAAAAAAGCCATCACTAGAGGAATCAAACAATTTAGTATGCGCCCTTTTGGCTACACCAAATACTTTGACCTAAGCCCCTATGGCTATTTGGGGATTGGAATGAGTGCGGCTAATATGGCCTATGAGCTTGCCGTCCACTCAAGGTTCAAACGATGTGTTTTTATCGGACAAGACCTTGCCTTTGGCGAAGATGGCACCAGCCACTCCAAAGGGGCGGTCTATGGCGAGGAGGAGATCAAGCCCTCCACCCTTGGCGATCGAGTGCTCGTGGAGAAGTATGGCGGAGAGGGAGAGGTGGAGACCACCACTATCTGGAAGATGTTCCTCAACTTCTTTGAGCGTGATATTGCCGAGACTCCTTACAAGATCGAGGTGATCAACTGCACCGAAGGGGGAGCGAGAATCCATGGCACGATTGAGATGCCTTTTATTGAGCTCGCCCAAAGCCTTGATAGAAGCCAAGCAAAGCAGCCCATCACGCTAGAGCTTCCCACCCCAAAAGAGAGTGAAGAGAATCTCACCAAGGCGCGCCAAAAGATTCTCGATCTCTTAGAATTTGGCCACACCAAAAAGGCCGAAGTGGAGCGAGTCTTTTTGGGAGTAGTCGGGATGACGGAGGAGCTTGAACGCCTCAACAAAGAGAATCGCCTTGAAGAGATCGACTTTGCAGCCATTGGCAAACTCTTGGAAGAGATTGACAACATCAAAGACTTCTTCCATGAGCCTCAGTTTTTGCAAATATTCCTAGACGCGGTTCAATCTTATATCGTCCACCAAGAGCTAGAGATTGCCAAAATTGTCGTGAAATTCACCACTGAAGATATCTACAAAAAAGCCAAGCAGATCGATTGGCTCTACGCTCACAAATATTGGCTCTTCTCCCTTGCAGGCGGAATGAACGCCGTCCTAGAAGTGGTCAAGCGAGGGGCGGCAGAGTGGATGGAGATCCCAAAGCATTTTGCAGAAGGAGAGGATAAAGATCTAGTGTGA
- a CDS encoding sensor histidine kinase, with protein sequence MSSKHWNERVGLWLSLALASLSALLFTMLFLQGSLHTKNAIFWFPLFFVLSGSAGYWLAGSFLKKSQEREEALDRLLKETIHELNIPLATIEANIELLSKNQAREEKERRRLERIKLASKQIHRQFRVVDALIRREIGKDRRERVELKSIVESAIELFLEKSGGERLRSEISSGVWGVCDEFLFVKVIENLLANSLKYSSKGEVWVRLEEGRYLSIEDEGIGMEESQIWRVFDRYFQVDDSSEGYGVGLALVQRFAQSHGIKVRIRSQKERGTKITLDLYPLLLQNALGSPSTLPPLA encoded by the coding sequence TTGAGCTCTAAGCATTGGAACGAGAGGGTAGGGCTGTGGCTGAGTCTCGCCCTTGCTTCACTTAGCGCCCTTCTTTTCACCATGCTCTTTTTGCAAGGTTCTCTCCATACAAAAAACGCCATTTTTTGGTTTCCGCTCTTTTTTGTTCTCTCAGGAAGTGCGGGGTATTGGCTGGCGGGGAGCTTTTTGAAAAAGAGTCAAGAGAGAGAGGAGGCGCTAGATCGACTACTCAAAGAGACGATTCATGAGCTCAATATTCCCCTAGCGACCATTGAAGCCAATATTGAGCTTCTGAGCAAGAATCAAGCACGCGAGGAGAAAGAGCGACGGAGGCTAGAGCGAATCAAGCTTGCTTCCAAGCAGATTCATCGGCAGTTTCGTGTAGTGGATGCCTTGATTCGCCGTGAGATTGGCAAAGATAGGCGAGAGAGGGTGGAGCTCAAAAGTATAGTCGAATCGGCCATTGAGCTCTTTTTAGAGAAGTCTGGAGGCGAAAGGCTAAGGAGCGAGATCTCCTCTGGCGTCTGGGGGGTGTGCGATGAGTTCCTCTTCGTCAAAGTGATAGAGAATCTCCTCGCCAATAGCCTCAAATACTCCTCCAAGGGAGAGGTGTGGGTGAGGCTTGAAGAGGGGCGATATTTGAGTATCGAAGATGAGGGGATTGGAATGGAGGAGTCGCAGATTTGGCGTGTCTTTGATCGATATTTTCAAGTGGATGATTCTTCTGAAGGGTATGGGGTGGGGCTGGCGCTGGTTCAGCGCTTCGCCCAAAGTCATGGAATCAAGGTGAGAATTCGCTCTCAAAAAGAGAGAGGGACGAAGATCACACTAGATCTTTATCCTCTCCTTCTGCAAAATGCTTTGGGATCTCCATCCACTCTGCCGCCCCTCGCTTGA
- a CDS encoding response regulator transcription factor: protein MSSLLLLEDDALLGETVKEFLEEEGFRVEWALDRAGFERFTGERSFDLYLMDVKLPDGSAFELLKHLKSEFDATPAIFITSLSDGESLREGFLSGCDDYLTKPFNLEELLWRIQAILRRSKGDFAGVKIDAKRLFFPKESRLIIEGEEIVLPLKESKLLELLVESRGRVVGKEEIYDHLWPEEEPSGGALRVYVNALKKYLGEGSINNIRGVGYRFEL, encoded by the coding sequence ATGAGCTCGCTACTATTGCTAGAGGATGATGCGCTTTTGGGCGAGACGGTCAAGGAGTTTTTGGAGGAGGAGGGCTTTAGAGTGGAGTGGGCCTTGGATAGAGCAGGGTTTGAGCGCTTCACTGGCGAGAGGAGCTTTGATCTCTATCTCATGGATGTGAAACTTCCTGATGGGAGCGCGTTTGAGCTCCTTAAACATCTGAAGAGCGAATTTGACGCCACGCCAGCGATTTTCATCACCTCTTTAAGCGATGGAGAATCGCTCCGCGAAGGTTTTTTAAGCGGGTGTGATGACTATCTCACCAAGCCCTTCAATCTAGAGGAGCTCCTTTGGAGAATCCAAGCGATTCTTCGGCGTTCCAAAGGAGATTTTGCAGGGGTGAAGATTGATGCTAAGAGGCTCTTCTTTCCCAAGGAATCGAGGCTCATCATCGAAGGAGAAGAGATCGTCTTGCCGCTTAAGGAATCAAAGCTCTTGGAGCTTTTGGTGGAGAGCCGAGGGAGAGTGGTGGGCAAAGAAGAGATCTATGACCATCTGTGGCCAGAGGAGGAACCAAGCGGGGGAGCGCTTCGTGTCTATGTCAATGCGCTCAAAAAATATTTGGGTGAGGGGAGCATCAACAATATTCGCGGAGTAGGGTATCGCTTTGAGCTCTAA
- a CDS encoding nitrous oxide reductase accessory protein NosL, with product MKKALFWMFGALLAMLWAAPPAMFQSVSKEEATLLQKGPEAQYCPNCGMDLVKFYKTNHAVKLKDGEVRQYCSLHCLIEEQGSGYLKDKQGLIDQILVVDVESLKFIPAQEAFYVVGSQKPGTMTMTSQYAFKNRTKAEAFAKENGGEVMDYKSAYAVGEAEFAKDIAMIKNKRETGMYPKGEKLYNESCDKSRLEKLHVHTIAEFKAMVKNSDICGKDLDDSSLQAISLFVWDKKLAKANHSH from the coding sequence GTGAAGAAGGCACTATTTTGGATGTTTGGAGCGCTGCTTGCTATGCTTTGGGCTGCACCCCCTGCGATGTTTCAGAGCGTTTCCAAAGAGGAAGCGACTCTGCTACAAAAAGGCCCTGAGGCTCAATACTGCCCCAATTGCGGCATGGATTTGGTGAAATTCTATAAAACCAACCACGCTGTGAAGCTCAAGGATGGCGAAGTACGTCAATACTGCAGCCTTCACTGCCTTATCGAAGAGCAAGGGAGTGGCTATCTTAAAGACAAACAAGGACTCATCGATCAGATTCTAGTGGTTGATGTGGAGAGTCTCAAATTCATCCCCGCCCAAGAGGCTTTTTATGTCGTGGGTAGCCAAAAACCCGGAACCATGACGATGACCAGCCAATACGCCTTCAAAAATCGTACCAAAGCCGAAGCATTCGCCAAAGAGAACGGGGGCGAGGTGATGGACTATAAATCTGCCTATGCCGTAGGTGAGGCGGAGTTTGCCAAAGATATTGCAATGATTAAAAACAAACGCGAAACAGGGATGTACCCCAAGGGCGAAAAACTCTATAACGAATCGTGTGACAAATCTCGCCTAGAGAAGCTCCATGTTCACACCATTGCCGAATTCAAAGCGATGGTGAAAAACAGCGATATCTGCGGAAAAGATCTAGACGATTCTTCACTTCAAGCCATCTCCCTTTTTGTTTGGGATAAAAAGCTCGCCAAAGCTAATCACTCTCACTAA
- a CDS encoding LysR substrate-binding domain-containing protein — protein sequence MRLRELELFLDLLATKSLTQSAERLGMSQPNASHLLSKLEEKGGSKLFDRSGKRLLPLSSALFLEPRAKEIVRLWREAQEELLDQSSLCGELRIAATHTIGEYLLPEILFEFRQTHPKVHLQARIHNTAECLEALLGGEVEQAFIEGETEDNQGVMKRFLRRDELAVVTSDEGLAARARYIDELFDRPWILREKGSGMRDAFLREVVDVKESFPLFLELDRSEAIKRLIQSHGALGCLSLLSVQREIKEGRLFRVEIIGREFWRHFYEVRREGSLGRLAKVFGEFVSVRLSESD from the coding sequence ATGCGACTAAGGGAGCTGGAGCTTTTTTTGGATCTTTTAGCCACAAAGAGTCTCACGCAGAGCGCAGAGCGACTGGGTATGAGCCAGCCAAACGCCTCCCATCTGCTCTCTAAGCTTGAAGAGAAAGGAGGCTCGAAGCTCTTTGACCGTTCGGGTAAAAGACTCTTGCCCCTCTCTTCAGCGCTCTTTTTGGAGCCTAGGGCTAAAGAGATTGTGAGACTGTGGCGTGAGGCTCAAGAGGAGCTTCTTGATCAAAGCTCTTTATGCGGAGAGCTAAGAATCGCTGCCACGCATACCATCGGGGAGTATCTTCTCCCTGAGATTCTCTTTGAGTTTCGCCAAACCCACCCCAAAGTCCATCTCCAGGCACGCATTCATAATACCGCCGAGTGTCTAGAGGCGCTTCTTGGGGGTGAGGTGGAGCAGGCCTTCATTGAGGGAGAGACAGAGGATAATCAAGGGGTTATGAAGCGATTCTTGCGAAGGGATGAGCTCGCTGTGGTCACCTCAGATGAAGGATTGGCCGCTAGAGCGCGCTATATTGATGAGCTTTTTGATCGACCGTGGATTTTGCGAGAGAAGGGTTCGGGCATGAGGGATGCTTTTTTGAGGGAAGTGGTGGATGTGAAGGAATCGTTCCCTCTTTTTTTGGAATTGGATCGAAGTGAAGCGATCAAGAGACTCATCCAAAGCCATGGAGCGCTGGGTTGCCTCTCACTTCTTAGTGTTCAAAGGGAGATAAAAGAGGGGAGGCTCTTTAGGGTGGAGATCATCGGGAGGGAGTTTTGGCGCCACTTCTACGAGGTGCGACGCGAGGGAAGCTTGGGGAGGCTCGCCAAGGTTTTTGGCGAGTTTGTCTCCGTTAGGCTTAGTGAGAGTGATTAG
- a CDS encoding YeiH family protein, which produces MKLSIRPFVLGIALCTLIGIVAFGLAKIPFFLSLHLSPLILSVLVGMALAPWYKKSGQIGIIGVLWCGKRLLRLGIVLFGFQVTLQSLLGVGVEGFLIALLVVAGIFTLGSYLGVKLLGLDRETSMLIACGSAVCGAAAILALESLSKTPAHKTAIAVGVVVLFGLLSMFLYPLVYEAGFIPLSPLQEGIYTGATLHEVANVIGASANLPKEAQEAAVIVKMIRVILLVPLLLLLSFTILKHREKGSNEVAIPWFALLFLGAILLGSLFFFPSWLRSLLQSGSLFSLTLAMGALGLVSDFSKLQGVGAKALALGAILWGVLLFGGLGLVKLLA; this is translated from the coding sequence TTGAAGCTCTCCATTCGCCCTTTTGTGCTTGGAATCGCCCTCTGCACCCTTATTGGAATCGTCGCCTTTGGGCTGGCCAAAATCCCTTTTTTCCTCTCGCTCCACCTCTCCCCCTTGATTCTCTCTGTGTTGGTGGGCATGGCGCTTGCTCCTTGGTATAAAAAGAGTGGACAGATCGGAATCATAGGGGTCTTGTGGTGCGGTAAACGACTCTTGCGCCTAGGAATTGTCCTCTTTGGATTTCAAGTCACCCTCCAATCCCTGCTAGGAGTTGGAGTGGAGGGCTTTTTGATCGCCCTTTTGGTCGTGGCAGGAATCTTCACCCTGGGAAGCTATTTGGGCGTGAAGCTCTTAGGCTTAGATAGAGAGACCTCTATGCTCATTGCCTGCGGGAGTGCGGTGTGCGGAGCGGCAGCGATTCTTGCTCTAGAATCACTCTCTAAAACTCCTGCTCACAAAACCGCCATCGCCGTGGGCGTGGTGGTGCTCTTTGGGCTCCTCTCAATGTTCCTCTACCCCCTTGTCTATGAGGCAGGATTCATCCCTCTCTCTCCTTTACAAGAGGGAATCTACACGGGAGCCACCCTGCATGAGGTGGCCAATGTGATTGGAGCGAGTGCCAACCTCCCCAAGGAGGCGCAAGAGGCGGCGGTGATCGTGAAGATGATTCGCGTCATCCTCTTGGTGCCTCTTTTGCTCCTTCTCTCTTTCACGATTCTAAAGCACAGAGAAAAGGGCTCTAACGAGGTGGCGATTCCTTGGTTTGCCTTACTCTTTTTAGGAGCGATTCTTCTAGGGAGTCTCTTTTTTTTTCCCTCTTGGCTCCGCTCTCTTCTTCAAAGTGGCTCACTCTTCTCTCTGACGCTTGCCATGGGAGCTTTAGGGCTTGTGAGTGATTTTTCTAAGCTTCAAGGCGTAGGAGCCAAGGCGCTCGCCTTGGGGGCGATTTTGTGGGGAGTGTTACTCTTTGGAGGGTTAGGGCTAGTGAAGCTCCTAGCCTAA
- a CDS encoding iron-sulfur cluster assembly scaffold protein NifU: MAKNDLLGGALWDAYSNKVAARMDNPKYLGTLSQEDADAKGAKLIIADYGAESCGDAVRLYWLIDPKTDRIIDAKFKSFGCGTAIASSDMMVELCLGKTVDEAIKITNIDVEKALRDDPETPAVPGQKMHCSVMAYDVIKKAASLYKGVDMASFEDEIIVCECARVSLGTLKEVIRINDLKTVEEVTAYTKAGAFCKSCVKPGGHEEREYYLVDILAQTRAEMDDEKLKTQADKSASGELGFNEMSMVQKVKAVDKVIDDNIRPMLMMDGGNMEVIDIRSSSDGHTDIYIRYVGACAGCASSSTGTLFAIESVLQQKLDSSIRVFPV; this comes from the coding sequence ATGGCAAAAAATGATCTTTTGGGCGGCGCACTTTGGGATGCCTACTCCAATAAAGTGGCCGCGCGCATGGACAATCCCAAATATCTAGGAACCCTCTCTCAAGAGGATGCAGACGCTAAAGGAGCCAAGCTCATCATCGCTGATTATGGCGCCGAATCGTGCGGGGATGCGGTGCGACTCTATTGGCTTATCGATCCTAAAACCGATCGAATCATCGATGCTAAATTCAAGAGTTTTGGCTGTGGGACAGCGATTGCGAGCTCAGATATGATGGTGGAGCTCTGCCTTGGCAAGACGGTTGATGAAGCGATCAAGATCACCAACATTGATGTCGAAAAAGCCCTCCGTGATGACCCTGAAACACCCGCCGTGCCTGGACAAAAAATGCACTGTTCGGTGATGGCTTATGATGTGATCAAAAAGGCCGCTTCCCTTTACAAGGGTGTGGATATGGCGAGCTTTGAGGATGAGATTATCGTCTGTGAGTGTGCTAGAGTGAGCCTTGGAACCCTCAAAGAGGTGATTAGAATCAACGACCTTAAAACCGTCGAAGAGGTGACGGCCTACACCAAAGCAGGAGCCTTCTGCAAAAGCTGTGTGAAACCTGGAGGCCACGAAGAGCGCGAATACTATTTGGTCGATATTTTGGCGCAAACTCGTGCTGAGATGGATGATGAGAAGCTCAAAACTCAAGCGGACAAGAGTGCCAGCGGAGAGCTTGGCTTTAATGAGATGAGCATGGTGCAAAAGGTCAAGGCGGTCGACAAAGTGATCGATGACAATATCCGACCGATGCTCATGATGGACGGGGGTAATATGGAGGTGATTGATATTCGAAGCTCTAGCGATGGGCATACCGACATCTACATCCGCTATGTAGGGGCTTGCGCAGGATGCGCAAGTAGCTCCACGGGTACTCTTTTTGCCATTGAATCGGTGCTCCAGCAAAAGCTTGATAGCTCCATTCGCGTCTTCCCTGTTTGA
- a CDS encoding NifS family cysteine desulfurase gives MQEPKMSVYLDNNATTLVDPKVKELMDPYFCQMYGNPNSLHRFGTETHPAIKKALDDLYEGINAADEDDVIITSCATESNNWVIKGVYFDILRHGVKNHIVTTDVEHPAVRATCAFLETLGVEVTYLPINDQGTISAEQVREAITEKTALVSVMWANNETGMIFPIQEIGEICRERGILFHTDAVQAIGKIPVDVQKAKIDLLSFSAHKFHGPKGMGALYIRKGVELTPLFHGGEHMSGRRSGTLNVAGIVGMGEAMRLAVQYLDFEKSNVRRLRDRLENALLELPDVFVVGSRENRVPNTVLISVKGVEGEAMLWDLNKAGIAASTGSACASEDLEANPVMIAIGADKELAHTAIRLSLSRFTTEAEIDYTIEVFKKSAERLRSISSSY, from the coding sequence ATGCAAGAGCCTAAGATGTCGGTCTATCTCGACAACAATGCCACGACCTTGGTCGATCCCAAGGTTAAGGAGCTGATGGATCCCTACTTCTGTCAGATGTATGGGAATCCAAACTCCCTCCACCGATTCGGAACAGAGACGCATCCTGCCATTAAAAAGGCACTTGATGATCTCTATGAGGGAATCAACGCCGCCGATGAGGATGATGTGATCATCACCTCCTGCGCCACCGAGAGCAACAACTGGGTGATCAAAGGAGTCTATTTTGATATCCTGCGCCATGGCGTGAAAAACCACATCGTCACTACCGATGTAGAGCATCCCGCTGTGCGCGCCACCTGCGCTTTTTTGGAGACGCTTGGAGTCGAGGTGACCTACCTGCCCATCAATGATCAAGGCACGATTAGTGCTGAGCAAGTGAGAGAGGCGATCACTGAGAAAACGGCGCTAGTGAGTGTGATGTGGGCGAATAATGAGACAGGGATGATCTTCCCCATCCAAGAGATTGGAGAGATATGCAGAGAGAGAGGAATCCTTTTTCACACCGATGCGGTGCAAGCCATAGGCAAGATTCCTGTGGATGTGCAAAAGGCCAAGATCGATCTCCTCTCTTTCTCTGCCCATAAGTTCCATGGACCTAAGGGCATGGGAGCCCTCTATATTCGCAAAGGAGTTGAGCTCACTCCGCTTTTTCATGGAGGCGAGCACATGAGCGGAAGGCGTTCTGGCACGCTCAATGTTGCAGGAATCGTGGGCATGGGCGAGGCAATGAGGCTGGCGGTGCAGTATCTTGATTTTGAAAAAAGCAATGTTAGACGGCTAAGAGATAGGCTGGAGAATGCCCTTCTGGAGCTTCCTGATGTCTTTGTTGTGGGCTCTAGGGAGAATCGTGTTCCCAACACGGTGCTCATCAGCGTCAAAGGAGTGGAGGGCGAAGCGATGCTTTGGGACCTCAATAAGGCAGGAATCGCCGCGAGCACTGGAAGCGCTTGCGCGAGTGAAGACCTAGAGGCCAACCCCGTGATGATCGCTATTGGCGCGGATAAGGAGCTGGCTCACACAGCGATTCGTCTTTCACTCTCTCGATTCACCACGGAGGCTGAAATCGATTACACCATTGAAGTGTTTAAAAAGTCCGCAGAGAGGCTAAGAAGCATCTCTAGCAGCTACTAG